The nucleotide sequence CACGGACTCGCCAAAAACGAAAATCCGCTGCAGGGCTCCTTCATCATTGAAGAACTGACAGACCTAGTTGAAGAAGCTGTCCTTAAAGAATTCGACAGCATCAACGAGCGCGGCGGAGTGCTTGGTGCAATGGAAACCCAGTATCAGCGCGGAAAAATCCAGGATGAATCCATGTACTACGAAATGCAGAAGCATTCAGGTGAACTCCCGATCATCGGCGTCAACACTTATATCAATCCGAACAAGCCATCTGAAGATTCCGTTGACAACATGGAAGTAGCCCGGGCCTCTAAAGAGGAAAAAGAAACACAAATTCAAAACTTAAAAGCGTTCCAGGAACGCAATGCCGCTCAAGCTGATGCAGCCATCGAAAGACTGAAGCAGGCAGCCATCCACAATCAGAACATCTTTGCTGAACTGATGGAGACGGTCAACTACGCAAGTCTCGGCCAGATCACGCAGGCACTATACGAAGTAGGCGGACAGTACCGCAGGAATATGTAGGAAGAGGGAGCTCCCGGTTTTAGAGGGGGCTTCTTTCTTTTTGTGAAAGGAGATCACTGATTTTGTAGAATGGTGCCATCAAGAAGAGAAATTCCTGGGTTGATGGTACTTACCGGGAAGAATAGAACCATCAAAAGGAAGAATGTTCTGGTTGATGTTACTCATCCGGGAGAACAGTGCTATCAAAAGGAGGAATAATCAGGGTGATGGTACTTATCAGGAAGAACAGTGCCACCAAAAGAAAGAATATTCAGGTTGATGGCACTAATCTGGTAGAACAGTGCTATCAAAAGGAGGAATCCGGAGGTTGATGGCACTTATCGGGAAGAATAGAACCATCAAAAAGAAGAATCCGGAGGTTGATGGCACTTATCAGGAAGAATAGAACCATCAAAAAGAAGAATCCTCAGGTTGATGGCACTTATCAGGAAGAATAGAACCATCAAAAAGAAGAATCCTCAGGTTGATGGCACTTATCCGGGAGAACAGTACCATCAAAAGGAGGAATCCTCAGGTTGAAGGCACTTATCAGGAAGAACAGTACCACCAAAAGAAAGAATCCTCAGGTTGAAGGCACTTATCAGGAAGAACAGTACCATCAAAAGGAAGAGTCAGCTGGTTGAAGGCACTTATCATGAAGAACAGTACCATCAAAAGGAAGAGTCAGCTGGTTGAAGGCACTTATCAGGAAGAACAGTACCACCAAAAGAAAGAATCTTCAGGTTGAAGGACTTATCAGGAAAAATAGAACCACCAAAAAGAAGAGTCCTCAGGTTGAAGGCACTTATCAGGAAGAACAGTACCACCAAAAGAAAGAGTCAGCTGGTTGAAGGCACTTATCAGGAAGAACAGTACCATCAAAAGGAAGAGTCAGCTGGTTGAAGGCACTTATCAGGAAGAACAGTACCATCAAAAGGAAGAGTCCTCAGGTTGAAGGCACTTATCAGGAAGAACAGTACCATCAAAAGGAAGAGTCAGCTGGTTGAAGGCACTTATCAGGAAGAACAGGACCACCAAAAGAAAGAACCTTCAGGTTGAAGGCACTTACCGGGAAAAACAGAACCACCAAAAAGAAGAATCCACAGGTTGAAGGCACTAACCCGGAAAGAAATTTTTTCCCAATGACTTATCTTCCCGTTTTATGTAAAATGAAAGAAATAGAAAACTTCGGACTGTTCCGAAGAGAGGGGTTTTTCTGAAAAATGAGTACATATAAAATCTGGTTCAACCGCTGGTTCTCGGTTGCCTATCACTATATTGATATGATTCGGAACAATGAAGACGGGATTAAGTTTGAAGTGTACGGGACGCATCCGGATGCTGATCATGTCATGCTTGCCAACTGCGATTATTCAGAGGTTGAACCGAAGTGCGAAACGGATGAGGAATATGTTCAGTACTGTCTTGATTTTTGCCGAAAACATGGCATTGAGCTGTTCATCCCAAGGTATAAAATGCTGCCAATTGCAAAAGCGCTGGACAAGTTTGAAGAGCTCGGTGTAAAGGTATTAGTCAATAGAGATGCTGAGCTGCTAGAGGCTATAGACAATAAAGATGATTTTTACGAGATTTGCAGAGAGAAGGGCTTATTTGATATCCCTTCCTTTTATACAGCAAAAACACCTGAAGAATTCAAAGATACATATGAAAAATTGAAAAACGAAGGACTCGGTGTCTGCTATAAGCCTGTGGTCGGAGAGGGAGGATACGGGTTCAGAATCATCGATGACAATGTTGATCCCCTTAAAGAAGTGATGGCGCCGAGCTACCGGATTCCGTTTCAGAGAGTCTACGACGGGCTGAAAGCTGCCGGAGAGTTCCCGGAGCTTATGGTCATGGAATTTCTCGAAGGAGAAGAATACAGCATTGACTGCCTGGCCTTTAATGGCGAACTCATCGCAGCTGTGCCGCGCAGGAAAGGCGGAGGAAGAATCCGGATTCTTGAAAACAACAAAGAATTAATTGAACTTGCAGAGGCGTTCACCAAGGAATTTAAGCTGGACTACATTTTTAATATCCAGGTCAAATATAATCAGGGGCTTCCAAAGCTGCTTGAGATTAACCCGCGGATGTCGGGCGGCCTGTATTTCAGCTGCCTCTCGGGAGTGAACTTCCCGTATCTGGCGGTCAAGCTGCTGCTTGGCGAAAAAGTAGAAAAGCAGGAGGCAAAGCTTGATATAAAGGCAACCTTCCTGGAAAAGGAAATTATTTTATCTTAGCTTCTATGAAACTTTTCTTCTTTTAAAACGTATGAAATAGTGCGGGCCAGTAAAAGGTTTTTAGTTGAAATTTGCTCAGATATTGGTAGTATAAGACTTGTGGTCACGTTATCGTGACAATAGACCGAATAATACATAAAGAAGTATGGCTCAGGTCTCTGTTTGCAAGTTTCCCCATTACCCAGAAAGGGAGAGTGAAGAAATGGCAATTACACTGCAAAAGGGTCAGAAGATTGATCTGACAAAAGGAAATGCCGGTCTTAAAAACATTATGGTAGGACTAGGATGGGATCCTGTCCAGCAAAAAAGCGGCGGTCTTCTCGGCGGACTCTTCGGAGGCGGCGGAAGCAACGTTGACTGCGATGCTTCAGTATTAATGCTTGATGAAAATGACCGTCTGCTTGATAAAAAGAGCGTCATTTATTTTGGCAACCTTACAAGCAAATGCGGTTCAGTTAAACATACCGGAGACAACCTGACAGGAGACGGCGATGGAGACGATGAGCAGGTGCTGATCGATCTGAGCAAGGTTCCTGCAAATGTTCATAAGCTTGTGTTTGTTGTTAACATCTATCAGGCTGTCCAAAGAAAACAGCATTTCGGCATGATTCAAAATGCCTTTATCCGTGTAGTGGATTCTGCAAGCCGCACGGAACTTGTTCAGTTTAACCTGAGCGATGATTACTCCGGTCTAACATCCCTTATCCCGGGCGAAATCTACCGCCACGGAGGCGAGTGGAAGTTTTCCGCAGTCGGTTCAGGTACAAAAGACGCTTCCATTACAGAAATTGCAAACCGTCACGCATAATTTCTTTCCGGAATCCTGACACGGGATTCTGAAAGACATAAAAAATAACAGGATAAAAGGAGTCGAATTCAAAATGGCAATCAGCTTATCTAAAGGTCAGAAAATCGATTTAACAAAAACAAACCCTGGTTTAACAAAAGTATTGGTCGGTCTTGGCTGGGATACAAACAAGTATGACGGCGGAAAAGACTTTGACCTTGACACATCTGTTTTCTTATTGGATGAAAACGGCAAAGCAGCAAGCGAAGCAGATTTCATTTTCTACAACAACCTTGTTGGCGGAAACGGATCAGTTGAGCATACTGGCGACAACCGTACGGGCGAAGGTTCAGGTGACGATGAAGTCATCAAAGTTAACCTTTCACAAGTTCCTGCTTCTATCAGCAAAATTGCGTTCACAATCACGATTCATGATGCAGAATCACGCAGCCAGAACTTTGGACAAGTTTCCAATGCTTACGTGCGCATCTTGAACGAAGACAGCAATTCAGAGCTTATCCGCTATGACTTAGGGGAAGACTTCTCTATTGAAACTGCAGTCGTTGTAGGCGAACTTTACCGTCACGGCGCAGAGTGGAAATTTAATGCAATCGGAAGCGGCTACCAGGGCGGTCTTGGTTCACTTGTAAAAGACTACGGCTTGGACGTTTAATTGCAGAAGTGTAAATAAACATGAAGGGGTGCGTTGTTTTTATAAACAACGCGCCTTTTTCAAAGCTGAAAGAACAGCAAGGCGGTGAATCGCCCGGCCATCCGGGCGATTCTGCTTTTCGCAGTGTCCAGCTCCACCTTCCAGCTCCTCCGCCAGAACAAAATCCCCCAAAAAGTCTAAAAGCGGACTTTTCGGGTGATTTCTTTTCTGTCTGTCGGAGCTAAACGGAAGGTTCCGCATTTCAGTGTGGAAATTTACCACTTAGTACATCACGAACGGTCCCTGAATGGAGGAACAATCTTGAAACATTTTCAATATTTAAGCAAGGAAAAACGCAGCGAGATTTTTTTATATGAGCCGATTCACTTTTCAAAGGAGACCGAGCGGGAAATGCTTGCCTATGCTCTGGGCGCAACTCTCTATATGCCCGGAAGCAGGACAGCCATTGCAGGAGATGTACTATCTGGTAAATTTCTTAATGGAAAGCACGAAGGACTGACTTCGATGGTCATTTGTCTTGAAGATTCCATCGGCGATACAGAAGTAGAGGCAGCAGAAGCAAATACTGTGAGCCAGATTCAAACCATTTCAGACAGTGTGCTGAAAGGACAGTTTGACCAGAGAAATCTTCCGCTTATTTTTATCAGAATCAGAAGCCGGGAACAGATGCAGCGGGTGTCTCGGAAGCTTAAGCATCACATTCAGCTGATCAGCGGATTTGTTTTTCCGAAATTCACATCTGAAAACGGGAGAGGGTATTACACAGCGCTGCAGGAAATTGCATCCGATTATTCTGTTACGCTTTACGGAATGCCGATTCTTGAAACAAAAGAGATTATTTATAAAGAAACACGCTTGAACGAACTGCTTGGCATCAAAGCGATTCTGGATGATTTTTATGAGTATGTGCTGAATGTAAGGCTTGGAGGCACAGACTTATCCGGTCTGTTTGGAATCAGGAGAAGCAGGGATACGACCATCTATGATATTTCAGTCATCCGGGACTGCATTACGGACATTATCAATGTTTTCGGCCGATGTGAAAAAGAGTACGTCATCTCCGGTCCGGTATGGGAGTATTTTGGGGGCGGACAGCGAATTTTGAAGCCGCAGATCAGACAAACTCCTTTCCAGCAGGCATATGGCCATGAAGGGCTTGAATTCAGAGCGAACCTCATTGACCGTTATGACGACGGACTTATTCATGAGATCGTTCTGGATAATACGAACGGGCTTGTAGGGAAAACGATCATACATCCTCTTCATATTAAAATCGTCAATGCGCTGAACGCGGTCACAAGGGAGGAATATTTGGACGCCTCCTCCATCCTTGATCAGGCGCAGTCCTACAACGGCGTGATCCGAAGCGAATTTTCAAATAAAATGAACGAAATTAAACCCCATTACAATTGGGCGCGGAAAATCATCTTGAAATCTAAACTATACGGGGTGTTCCATGAGCAGCAATCATTTATCGACCTTATCAGCGAAACCGCAAACGAACAGCTATACATTTGACCTGCTGGGTCAGCTTTCGGTAGACATCGAATTGACCGGAAATCCTTATCTTCTACCGCTGGACAGGCTGTTCCAGATGGCGGCGCGCATTAACAAAAAGCGCTCGTTTCTTTTTGTCAGCACCGTTCTCGGCAAGCATATTCCTGTTGATCCTTCGCTTGCTCTTCTTACTGGTCAGGCGCTTGCAGCCAGATACATGGAAGTCGTTGAGGCAAAAACGCATCCGGAGCGGGATCAGATTCTTGCAGGATTGATGGGCGGACAGGCAAAGAAAAGCGAATACCGCCATGCACTAGCTGAACCGGCATTATTTATCGGGTTTGCAGAAACAGCGACAGCTCTTGGGCACGCGGTGTTTGAGAACTTCAGAAATGCGGCTTTTTTCCATACGACAAGAGAACAGGTGTCTGAAATGGATTCTATTATTAACTTTGAAGAGGAGCATTCTCACGCCACTTCACACCGGTGCTATGTTGATGAAAAGCTTTTTGATAACACGAGGCCGATCGTTCTTGTTGATGATGAAGTCACAACAGGGAAAACGGCGCTGAATATCATTGAATCCATTCAGGAAAAATTCCCGCGCAGCGAATATACGGTCGTATCCATCCTCGACTGGCGTTCAGAGGAAGATCAAAAGAGATTCAGAGATACAGAGAAACGGCTGGGCATTACCATTCATGAGGTTTCTCTTGTAACGGGACTGATTACAGCAAATGGAGATCCGGTTGCAGAAAGCAAACCCCAAACCCGTTCTCTGTCTTCACTCCATGCAGAAATGGAGGAAATCGTGATTTCTCCGGAAGAAGGCGATCTTACGTCATGTGCGTCAGAACAGCTGTCTTCCCCATATGTGAAGCATACGGGAAGGTTCGGTCTGACTGATGCAGAACAATTGGAGGCAGACATTTATTGCCTG is from Bacillus sp. FSL H8-0547 and encodes:
- a CDS encoding ATP-grasp domain-containing protein; its protein translation is MSTYKIWFNRWFSVAYHYIDMIRNNEDGIKFEVYGTHPDADHVMLANCDYSEVEPKCETDEEYVQYCLDFCRKHGIELFIPRYKMLPIAKALDKFEELGVKVLVNRDAELLEAIDNKDDFYEICREKGLFDIPSFYTAKTPEEFKDTYEKLKNEGLGVCYKPVVGEGGYGFRIIDDNVDPLKEVMAPSYRIPFQRVYDGLKAAGEFPELMVMEFLEGEEYSIDCLAFNGELIAAVPRRKGGGRIRILENNKELIELAEAFTKEFKLDYIFNIQVKYNQGLPKLLEINPRMSGGLYFSCLSGVNFPYLAVKLLLGEKVEKQEAKLDIKATFLEKEIILS
- a CDS encoding TerD family protein, coding for MAITLQKGQKIDLTKGNAGLKNIMVGLGWDPVQQKSGGLLGGLFGGGGSNVDCDASVLMLDENDRLLDKKSVIYFGNLTSKCGSVKHTGDNLTGDGDGDDEQVLIDLSKVPANVHKLVFVVNIYQAVQRKQHFGMIQNAFIRVVDSASRTELVQFNLSDDYSGLTSLIPGEIYRHGGEWKFSAVGSGTKDASITEIANRHA
- a CDS encoding TerD family protein: MAISLSKGQKIDLTKTNPGLTKVLVGLGWDTNKYDGGKDFDLDTSVFLLDENGKAASEADFIFYNNLVGGNGSVEHTGDNRTGEGSGDDEVIKVNLSQVPASISKIAFTITIHDAESRSQNFGQVSNAYVRILNEDSNSELIRYDLGEDFSIETAVVVGELYRHGAEWKFNAIGSGYQGGLGSLVKDYGLDV
- a CDS encoding HpcH/HpaI aldolase/citrate lyase family protein → MKHFQYLSKEKRSEIFLYEPIHFSKETEREMLAYALGATLYMPGSRTAIAGDVLSGKFLNGKHEGLTSMVICLEDSIGDTEVEAAEANTVSQIQTISDSVLKGQFDQRNLPLIFIRIRSREQMQRVSRKLKHHIQLISGFVFPKFTSENGRGYYTALQEIASDYSVTLYGMPILETKEIIYKETRLNELLGIKAILDDFYEYVLNVRLGGTDLSGLFGIRRSRDTTIYDISVIRDCITDIINVFGRCEKEYVISGPVWEYFGGGQRILKPQIRQTPFQQAYGHEGLEFRANLIDRYDDGLIHEIVLDNTNGLVGKTIIHPLHIKIVNALNAVTREEYLDASSILDQAQSYNGVIRSEFSNKMNEIKPHYNWARKIILKSKLYGVFHEQQSFIDLISETANEQLYI
- a CDS encoding phosphoribosyltransferase family protein, encoding MSSNHLSTLSAKPQTNSYTFDLLGQLSVDIELTGNPYLLPLDRLFQMAARINKKRSFLFVSTVLGKHIPVDPSLALLTGQALAARYMEVVEAKTHPERDQILAGLMGGQAKKSEYRHALAEPALFIGFAETATALGHAVFENFRNAAFFHTTREQVSEMDSIINFEEEHSHATSHRCYVDEKLFDNTRPIVLVDDEVTTGKTALNIIESIQEKFPRSEYTVVSILDWRSEEDQKRFRDTEKRLGITIHEVSLVTGLITANGDPVAESKPQTRSLSSLHAEMEEIVISPEEGDLTSCASEQLSSPYVKHTGRFGLTDAEQLEADIYCLKAAARLREARKGKRTLCLGTGEFMYIPMKTASYMGDGIYYQSTTRSPIHPVNRVNYAVNSAFPFSNPEDGETANFFYNVTEGQYDEVFVFFERSVPEERLQPMLDQLKTVFPVIHFVYFSTNQKGSASDE